A region of Leishmania mexicana MHOM/GT/2001/U1103 complete genome, chromosome 8 DNA encodes the following proteins:
- a CDS encoding putative RNA binding protein, with amino-acid sequence MTARNMNSIVMASSIPIDAEQQQQQQQLHACTTSSSSPGTSPMSATRLRHSPGVAVPTSSQSPMSVHIPVGGGGTHSGFPGLSLGYVPSADVVQSSMMVPAMELAARQYTQQQFCADAIRGRSPTNYRAAGGMAGFRPMPALSVERLGEPVLMSGPPGTAACAAMAMNFVTPLSGVLDSPSTPPSSAATPANTNFSMSEYPGLISTSSAPTPVTPTEHSSTNLILYNIGPHMTEVALHTLFDPFGEVVSCAVMRDIHTGAGLGTAFVRYSEHMDACRALEAFGDRTNPVCVHEAKPLVVQWARKQHDGAPAGEARKKIMKLFVRNVPLDCTRTDLEELFGAFGSVRQVTLHKDTSPVQDEAMVRLIAFVIYTEEGAAERAAREVHNTKPFASCNGIPIMIKLAESSQRRRFMKNAEATGPILSVTGLIGFPAVRTSPMMPGVSSSPFDIAAAAQHHQHLQPHQQHPAVSQQGMFETHGFETSPSSYIMPVFDGSAAYAAPDPREASTGSHQGTSQRLQMSVSGGGTPACVTPLASNIIGGSPSRHHQPIPTYAGDREGRVSPHSSSVSAPMLAHSYRQAASLSFDANAVAAYGGLLTPSKLNDQNLPDGTAGAGSAGGCPSGSFLYFSSRPSDGKFTAATDASNGGSPQVPVSGPWCETTGVDTNQSINLSASTQLTRKHMEANCSPPVAGSAPPPGPLRLGSTPSMVFSSAHGSPQQSTGPQRTSPTSMTAPGVVATNRPVCGAFVPIGVQTNVAPQLSTRLSVSSSGSISDMNSTPPSHNFCSGTTPITGATHNMESPTVRTGASESWRRAVRTHVHNTKRQNERFNVSGSPPSMPAISASCSALAPAASSPTAARKGSMLSISCNEASAPGTTPPTSPISISTLSADQAGAKPISTGTPSSGRMRYYNNPYSTESTKLFC; translated from the coding sequence ATGACGGCACGCAACATGAATTCAATTGTGATGGCTTCGTCCATTCCCATCgatgcggagcagcagcagcagcagcagcaattGCATGCGTGTACCacatcctcgtcctcgcctGGCACCTCGCCGATGAGCGCAACAAGGCTGCGCCATTCTCCCGGGGTAGCCGTGCCCACATCGAGCCAGTCGCCGATGTCTGTGCACATACCtgtgggaggaggcgggacCCACTCAGGTTTTCCAGGCCTGTCGTTAGGCTACGTGCCATCGGCAGATGTGGTGCAGTCCTCAATGATGGTACCTGCCATGGAGCTGGCTGCGCGCCAgtacacgcagcagcagttctGCGCGGACGCCATCCGTGGCCGTTCCCCGACTAACTaccgcgccgctggtggtATGGCGGGTTTTCGCCCGATGCCGGCTCTCTCTGTGGAGCGTCTTGGCGAGCCGGTGCTGATGTCAGGACCTCCGGGCACGGCGGCCTGTGCGGCAATGGCCATGAACTTTGTGACTCCGCTCTCTGGCGTGCTTGACTCACCGtccacgccgccgtcgtctgcCGCCACGCCAGCCAACACGAACTTCTCAATGAGCGAATACCCGGGTCTGATATCGACATCGTCCGCACCAACGCCCGTGACGCCGACGGAGCATAGCAGCACGAACCTGATACTCTACAACATTGGCCCCCACATGACAGAGGTCGCCTTGCACACCTTATTCGATCCGTTTGGCGAGGTAGTGAGTTGTGCTGTGATGCGTGATATCCACACAGGTGCAGGCCTGGGCACCGCTTTTGTGCGCTATTCAGAACACATGGATGCGTGCCGCGCACTGGAGGCCTTCGGCGACCGCACGAaccctgtgtgtgtgcatgaaGCCAAACCGCTGGTCGTCCAATGGGCGCGAAAGCAGCACGACGGTGCCCCCGCCGGCGAAGCGCGCAAGAAGATCATGAAGCTGTTTGTGCGCAATGTTCCGCTCGACTGCACGAGGACTGACCTAGAGGAGCTGTTTGGGGCGTTCGGCAGTGTGCGCCAGGTGACGCTCCACAAGGATACGTCGCCGGTGCAGGATGAGGCGATGGTGCGACTGATTGCGTTTGTGATCTACaccgaggagggcgcggcggagcgggcggCGCGGGAGGTGCACAACACGAAGCCGTTCGCGTCGTGCAACGGCATCCCCATCATGATCAAGCTGGCCGAAAGCAGTCAGCGGCGACGGTTCATGAAGAACGCAGAGGCGACTGGGCCGATTCTATCGGTAACAGGCCTGATCGGGTTCCCAGCTGTGCGCACGTCGCCCATGATGCCTGGTGTGTCTAGCTCACCGTTCGACattgctgcggctgcgcagcatcatcagcacctgcagccacaccagcagcacccgGCTGTATCTCAGCAGGGCATGTTTGAGACTCATGGCTTTGAAACATCCCCGTCGTCCTACATCATGCCCGTTTTCgatggcagcgctgcgtaCGCGGCGCCAGATCCTCGCGAGGCATCGACGGGCAGCCACCAGGGCACGTCGCAACGACTGCAAATGAGCGTCTCTGGAGGTGGCACTCCGGCTTGTGTGACTCCGCTGGCGTCTAACATTATAGGGGGCTCACCGAGTCGGCATCATCAGCCAATACCGACTTACGCTGGTGACAGGGAGGGCCGTGTTAGCCCTCACTCCTCATCGGTCTCCGCGCCGATGCTGGCACACTCGTATCGCCAGGCTGCCTCCCTGTCCTTTGACGCTAACGCTGTCGCCGCCTATGGTGGCCTCTTGACCCCCTCGAAGTTAAACGACCAGAATTTGCCTGATGGGACGGCGGGCGCTGGCAGTGCGGGCGGTTGCCCCAGCGGCAGTTTCTTGTATTTCAGTAGTCGCCCGAGCGACGGAAAATTCACGGCCGCCACAGATGCGTCTAATGGTGGGTCTCCGCAGGTGCCGGTCAGCGGCCCGTGGTGCGAGACCACTGGCGTTGACACCAATCAGAGCATTAACCTTTCGGCGTCGACGCAGCTTACCCGAAAACACATGGAAGCGAACTGCTCTCCGCCAGTAGCTGGTTCAGCCCCACCCCCAGGACCACTTCGCCTGGGCTCTACCCCGTCAATGGTATTCTCCAGCGCACATGGCAGTCCGCAGCAGAGCACTGGGCCCCAACGCACCTCTCCAACAAGCATGACTGCACCGGGTGTTGTAGCGACAAACCGCCCTGTGTGCGGTGCTTTTGTGCCGATAGGTGTTCAAACGAATGTGGCTCCTCAGTTGTCTACAAGGCTGTCCGTTTCAAGCAGCGGGAGTATTTCTGACATGAACTCTACCCCACCCAGCCACAACTtttgcagcggcaccacgccTATCACCGGTGCGACGCACAACATGGAGTCGCCGACGGTGCGCACGGGTGCGTCCGAGTCgtggcgccgtgctgtgcgGACACACGTGCACAACACAAAGCGACAAAATGAGCGTTTCAATGTGAGTGGCTCCCCGCCATCGATGCCGGCGATAAGtgcgagctgcagcgcactaGCACCGGCAGCTTCTTCACCGACGGCCGCGCGAAAAGGAAGTATGCTCTCAATCAGCTGCAACGAAGCCTCCGCCCCTGGCACTACACCGCCCACGTCGCCCATCTCAATCTCGACCCTGTCAGCTGATCAGGCTGGCGCGAAGCCGATTAGCACAGGTACTCCTTCATCGGGGCGGATGCGATACTACAACAATCCGTACTCTACTGAAAGCACCAAACTTTTTTGCTGA